From Oreochromis niloticus isolate F11D_XX linkage group LG14, O_niloticus_UMD_NMBU, whole genome shotgun sequence, one genomic window encodes:
- the ompa gene encoding olfactory marker protein, whose amino-acid sequence MSQPNYPVGSGEMGQNEKLVHCDGNCWEGRRGRRAYENRVREEKRLRLKTPSELHLSQHPSTQAGRLSPYPRNKTSEMDADEAKSPSNTIVLEFKEDTALTEMMRLRVSSLQRSGQKRQDGERLLLPYEAVYRLDFAIQELNFSRWYFSLSGYGRVTITGICQHWTPDLTNLMTRQLLEPIGTFWRNAGDPEDSQLKCLEADMQEFGERIAELAKVRKVMYFLLAFKDGAEAANLNCSIEFTTEK is encoded by the exons ATGTCCCAACCAAACTACCCAGTTGGCTCCGGGGAGATGGGACAAAATGAGAAACTGGTACACTGTGATGGAAACTGTTGGGaagggaggagggggagaagaGCCTATGAGAATAGAGTGAGAGAAGAAAAGAGGCTGAGACTAAAAACTCCATCAGAGCTTCATCTCTCACAGCATCCATCCACACAGGCAGGCAGGCTCTCTCCTTATCCCAGGAATAAAACCTCAGAGATGGACGCTGATGAGGCCAAATCTCCCTCCAACACCATTGTGCTGGAGTTCAAAGAAGACACCGCGCTGACAGAG ATGATGCGCCTTCGCGTGTCCTCCCTGCAGCGGTCAGGGCAGAAGCGTCAGGACGGCGAGCGTCTGCTTCTGCCCTACGAGGCCGTGTATCGGCTGGACTTCGCCATCCAGGAGCTGAACTTCTCCCGCTGGTATTTCTCCCTCTCCGGCTACGGCCGCGTCACCATCACCGGTATTTGCCAGCATTGGACCCCCGACCTCACCAACCTGATGACCCGGCAGCTGCTGGAGCCCATTGGAACATTTTGGCGTAATGCCGGCGACCCCGAAGATTCGCAGCTCAAGTGCCTGGAGGCGGACATGCAGGAATTCGGCGAAAGGATTGCAGAGCTCGCCAAAGTCAGGAAGGTCATGTACTTCCTGCTTGCTTTCAAGGATGGGGCCGAGGCGGCGAATCTCAACTGCTCGATCGAGTTCACAACAGAGAAATGA